In Naumovozyma dairenensis CBS 421 chromosome 2, complete genome, the following are encoded in one genomic region:
- the NDAI0B04480 gene encoding uncharacterized protein (similar to Saccharomyces cerevisiae YHR131C and YNL144C; ancestral locus Anc_2.113): protein MRYPTTFVSPFFVTITSKMSLFLPIQEGITQSTASDTINIERLKSPTSSSSISEIESESQQDQDQEEEEREDGDSVTVSSSNKTASIFNPIVVNSPLPGSNNKKKNMFLSKFSNCNNKNNNTTQQARIKGENSTTKLTTTSLSSEQKVIFADENNDFLKYLDLKPVKPPKYNEMNPNKMIRFPIYEHTIPCNINDLPPNYTPTVDQITLISLKLEWNSPYDISNSRNWKNFIMEINSTQLNFYHIDPSLTNHIRHYYNGYSSSNGSHSFSLTKTNSLYQFTKTDQEQIIFNIKRDKLKYLSSNTLYKSYTLQFATFGIPVDYKKKCFVLRLRCETQQFLINFSHVDDMIDWTVHLNTGISVALDLDARQLPDYRIVPRRRRRRRHRRCRHHRHGHKHSHRTNNSRQYSSSNDNNNAMPTYKTLIPDLLNLSITDDFTNSMRNYGTVQQTNVSNNNNDIVGRNRSASLNAYTSQRSQLNLKSKIRNFFRSSSSSRFNSKIRTTLPLSCVREEEIVQEYTTNTTITATTRTTRTTTTTSRLRSHTMNIETSNSNSETLPSKSCENMLRMHDMSFQRELDEFRQVIEEHNESNHDDYDEEEEEEEDDDDDDDDEPPNIYEDEEDNDDDRALHEPSNENPIYNNEEIYPSDGEYEDEDDNYEYTSTMQSNSSFRQRAASTASCLSNIPYGSNDIKWAPFPKQMSRRRYIRDSIRCIKPLLEDSEWVGNVVLRPITPPKFKTNNQMLSSLQHNNNNNNNNPCSGTRNDLNKVKNHYLKSYIVGPAGFLKADPKTPHT, encoded by the coding sequence atgaGATATCCAACTACATTTGTTTCTCCTTTTTTTGTCACCATTACGTCGAAAATGTCATTGTTTTTACCTATCCAAGAAGGAATAACACAAAGTACAGCGAGTGATACAATAAATATCGAAAGATTAAAATCACCAACTTCAAgttcatcaatttcagaAATTGAATCTGAATCACAACAAGATCAagatcaagaagaagaagaacgaGAAGATGGTGATTCTGTCACTGTATCATCAAGTAATAAGACTGCTTCCATCTTTAATCCAATCGTTGTTAATTCTCCATTGCCTGgcagtaataataaaaagaaaaatatgtttctaagtaaattttcaaactgtaataataagaataataatacgaCTCAGCAAGCAAGGATAAAAGGAGAAAactcaacaacaaaactAACCACAACATCTTTATCGTCAGAACAAAAGGTTATATTTGCAGACGAAAACaatgattttttgaaatatcttgATTTGAAACCGGTCAAACCACCGAAATATAACGAAATGAATCCAAATAAAATGATAAGATTCCCAATCTATGAACATACCATACCATGTAACATTAATGACTTACCACCAAATTATACCCCAACTGTTGATCAAATTActttaatatcattgaaattagaGTGGAACTCACCTTATGatatatcaaattcaagaaattggaagaaCTTTATAATGGAAATAAATTCTACTCAATTAAACTTTTATCATATTGATCCCTCTTTAACAAACCACATTAGACATTACTATAATGGttattcatcatctaatggAAGCCATTCCTTTTCATTGACAAAAACAAACTCACTTTATCAATTTACCAAGACTGATCAAGAACAAATCATATTTAACATAAAAAGggataaattaaaatatttgtcATCGAACACCCTATACAAATCTTATACTTTGCAATTTGCAACATTTGGTATACCCGTCGActataaaaagaaatgtTTCGTTCTAAGATTAAGATGTGAAACtcaacaatttttaataaatttctCTCATGTAGATGATATGATTGATTGGACTGTTCATTTAAACACAGGAATCTCAGTTGCATTGGATCTAGATGCAAGACAACTACCAGACTATAGAATAGTTCCACGTCGTCGTCGCCGTCGTCGTCATCGCCGTTGTCGTCATCATCGCCATGGGCACAAACATAGTCATCGTACTAATAATTCACGTCAATATAGTTCCTCAAATGACAACAATAATGCAATGCCAACTTATAAAACTTTGATACCAGACcttttaaatctttcaataacTGATGATTTTACTAACTCAATGAGGAATTACGGAACCGTTCAACAAACAAATGtcagtaataataataacgatatCGTAGGAAGGAATAGGTCAGCAAGTTTAAATGCATATACGTCACAAAGATctcaattgaatttgaaatctaAAATAAGGAATTTTTTTAGATCATCATCGTCTTCAAGATTTAACTCGAAAATACGGACAACTTTACCATTGAGTTGTGttagagaagaagaaatcgTTCAAGAATATACAACTAATACAACGATCACTGCAACGACGAGGACCACAAGGACAACAACGACTACTTCAAGATTGAGATCTCATACCATGAATATCGAAACTTCAAATTCTAACTCGGAAACTTTGCCATCGAAAAGCTGTGAAAATATGTTGCGAATGCATGATATGTCATTCCAACGAGAATTGGATGAGTTCCGCCAAGTAATTGAAGAACATAATGAATCTAATCACGATGACTacgacgaagaagaagaagaagaagaagatgatgatgatgatgatgatgatgaaccGCCAAACATATAcgaagacgaagaagacaatgatgatgatagaGCTCTTCATGAACCATCAAATGAAAATCcaatttataataatgaagaaatatacCCCTCAGATGGAGaatatgaagatgaagatgataattATGAATATACCTCGACAATGCAATCAAATTCGTCCTTTAGACAACGTGCAGCATCAACTGCAAGTTGTCTCTCAAATATACCGTACGGTAGTAATGACATAAAATGGGCCCCATTTCCTAAACAAATGTCGAGAAGAAGATACATTAGAGATTCTATTCGTTGTATTAAACCATTATTAGAGGATTCTGAATGGGTTGGTAATGTCGTATTGAGACCAATTACTCCACCTAAATTTAAGACTAATAATCAAATGCTTTCAAGCTTACAAcacaacaataataataataataataatccatGTAGTGGCACTAGGAATGATCTAAATAAAGTTaagaatcattatttgaaatcataTATTGTTGGTCCTGCAGGATTCTTGAAGGCCGATCCTAAAACACCACATACCTAA
- the ECM14 gene encoding putative metallocarboxypeptidase (similar to Saccharomyces cerevisiae ECM14 (YHR132C); ancestral locus Anc_2.110) has translation MHFLSVFIPLSHLLITSWAQSEHSITSTGKLRAYDQYNIIRFHSNNITHVLKDVIQPMTNDYDIWTRNTEFIDIKLLKTIKIPNSNEYSHEIIINDINSLIEETYDSSLGNNDQENIFDVSLKMNNNNNDFFYFKQYHPLQSIYLWLDLMKSTFPNLVTIENIGTTFENEPLKVVHISSNNSSMNPKNKTILITGGIHAREWISISTTLFTIYQLLTKYGASKRETKYIDSLNFLIIPIFNPDGYKYTWTNDRLWRKNRQETYMSNCQGIDLDHSFGYKWDNNFEFPCSEEYSGQYPMEALEVKHWDTFINDITTRGVHIYGFLDLHSYSQDIIYPYAYSCDELPRDYENLLELSYGLSKAIRNKSGKNYKVVAACKDRGSDLNPKLGSGTALDYMYHNKAYWAFQLKLRDTGNHGFLLPPKYILPVAKETYAAIKYFCDFILNPEI, from the coding sequence ATGCATTTCTTATCTGTCTTCATACCACTGTCACACCTTCTTATTACGAGTTGGGCTCAATCAGAACATTCAATAACTTCTACGGGGAAACTTCGAGCGTATgatcaatataatataattagGTTTCATTCCAATAACATTACACATGTTTTAAAAGATGTTATACAACCGATGACTAATGATTATGATATTTGGACACGAAATActgaatttattgatatcaAACTATTGAAAACTATCAAAATTCCAAACTCAAATGAATATTCTCAtgaaattataataaatgatataaattctcttattgaagaaacttATGACAGTAGTTTGGGAAATAATGATCAAGAAAACATATTTGAtgtttctttgaaaatgaacaataataataatgattttttctaCTTTAAACAATATCATCCATTGCAAAGTATTTATTTATGGTTggatttaatgaaatcaacATTCCCCAATCTAGTCACCATTGAAAACATTGGGACCacatttgaaaatgaaccATTAAAAGTAGTTCACATCTCATCCAATAATTCTTCCATGAATCCAAAAAATAAGACTATCTTAATTACAGGTGGTATCCACGCAAGAGAATGGATCAGTATATCTACTACATTATTTACCATCTATCAACTATTAACTAAATATGGGGCCTCCAAAagagaaacaaaatatattgattcattaaattttttgatcATACCAATATTCAACCCTGATGGTTATAAATATACATGGACCAATGATAGACTTTGGAGGAAAAATAGACAAGAAACGTATATGTCTAATTGTCAAGGAATCGATCTCGATCATTCATTCGGTTATAAATGggataataattttgaattccCATGCTCTGAGGAATATTCAGGTCAATACCCAATGGAAGCTCTTGAAGTTAAACATTGGGATacatttattaatgatattaccACACGGGGTGTACATATTTATGGGTTTTTAGATTTACATTCATATTCACAAGATATAATATATCCATATGCATATTCTTGTGATGAATTACCAAGAGattatgaaaatttattggaaCTATCATATGGATTATCAAAGGCAATTAGGAATAAGTCCGGTAAGAATTATAAAGTTGTTGCTGCTTGTAAGGATCGGGGATCAGATTTGAATCCAAAATTGGGATCAGGAACTGCTTTGGATTATATGTATCATAATAAAGCTTATTGGGCTttccaattgaaattaagaGATACGGGGAATCATGGTTTTTTATTACCaccaaaatatattcttccaGTAGCTAAGGAAACTTATGCTGctattaaatatttctgtgattttattttgaatcCAGAAATATGA
- the IGO2 gene encoding phosphatase regulator (similar to Saccharomyces cerevisiae YHR132W-A and YNL157W; ancestral locus Anc_2.109) produces the protein MSIQRGKMAEEQLSPTTSRVDLNNLAKTKDKDGNIVDLTNLTPQELKLFKMYGKLPSKKDLLKHKMQERKYFDSGDYALRQAGVIKNNDVISNSNNNLPVTDPSRLRESIIRRRLSNSSPNNSNSDNNSIERKGSISSGPPLSKSKSPIR, from the coding sequence ATGTCAATTCAAAGGGGAAAAATGGCTGAAGAACAATTATCACCAACCACAAGTAGAGtagatttaaataatctaGCCAAGACAAAAGATAAAGATGGTAATATTGTTGATCTAACAAATTTAACGCCAcaagaattgaaacttttcaaaatgtaTGGGAAATTACCATCCAAAAAGGATTTATTAAAACATAAGATGCAAGAAaggaaatattttgatagtGGAGATTATGCACTACGTCAAGCTGGTGtcattaaaaataatgacgTGATAAGTAactctaataataatttaccCGTCACTGATCCAAGTCGTCTTAGAGAATCTATAATAAGAAGGAGATTAAGTAATAGTTCTccaaataatagtaatagtgATAATAACTCCATTGAAAGAAAGGGTAGTATATCAAGTGGTCCTCCACTTTCTAAATCAAAATCTCCaattagataa
- the NSG1 gene encoding Nsg1p (similar to Saccharomyces cerevisiae NSG1 (YHR133C) and NSG2 (YNL156C); ancestral locus Anc_2.108), giving the protein MGKKSKKKTTSSTSSLGGSTGDKQPKQQQNIKKMRSTDSMVNLTKPALASFYSTDIIKDTEDKASSLYKRSNLEKLKKKWAKSHGKSINDDDYDDDEVDEYYNDDLDFIKQRKERDFARFLRDEEFNKKWYIRSINLIYSGSVLFICGLLFGELSKFLFDNHDLQKGGLSIVFKNLVQLLDKIITVSKVTEYIGFGIQGIILGVILKISDNIFRPSKEKTGINRKNSFRSIIRLVNAMLGISLGVRRLPWTSSNQGSILWLLLNVIVWLFFDGSLSFLMSGIVQTLFIAFFYYNRFDHMSQLLYLINFHFLGMLFFGKLQRYLFKRL; this is encoded by the coding sequence aTGGGTAAGAAAAGCAAGAAAAAGACAACATCTTCAACCTCATCCTTAGGTGGTAGTACCGGAGATAAGCAACCGaagcaacaacaaaatattaaaaagatGAGAAGTACAGATTCTATGGTAAACTTGACTAAACCAGCGTTAGCATCGTTCTATAGTACTGATATAATTAAAGATACTGAAGATAAAGCTTCATCACTTTATAAACGATCCAACTtagagaaattgaaaaaaaaatgggcTAAATCACATGGTAAATCaataaatgatgatgactatgatgatgatgaagtggatgaatattataatgatgatCTAGATTTTATTAAACAAAGAAAGGAAAGAGACTTTGCTAGATTTTTAcgtgatgaagaatttaataaGAAATGGTATATTCGATCtattaatttgatttattcAGGATcagtattatttatttgtggattattatttggtgAATTGtccaaatttttatttgacaatcatgatttacaaaaagGTGGACTTTCCATTGTCTTTAAGAACTTAGTTCAGTTACTAGATAAGATTATTACTGTTTCAAAAGTTACAGAATATATCGGATTTGGTATTCAAGGTATAATTTTGGGggtaattttgaaaatatcagataatattttcagaCCAAGTAAAGAGAAAACGGGGATTAATCGTAAGAACTCATTTAGATCTATTATTAGATTAGTTAATGCCATGTTAGGTATTAGTTTGGGTGTAAGAAGATTACCATGGACATCATCAAATCAAGGTTCTATACTttggttattattaaatgtcATTGTTTGGTTATTTTTCGATGGTAGTTTATCCTTTTTAATGAGTGGGATTGTTCaaacattatttattgCATTTTTCTATTACAATAGATTTGATCATATGAGTCAATTACTATATTTGATTAATTTCCATTTCCTTGGAATGCTATTTTTTGGTAAATTACAAAgatatttattcaaaagGTTATAA
- the WSS1 gene encoding metalloendopeptidase WSS1 (similar to Saccharomyces cerevisiae WSS1 (YHR134W); ancestral locus Anc_2.107) produces the protein MPTQSHENPHITKIAVLQRKPNAEYALSILKDITKQVSYLMKENKFKVSQLVEFYPKDKRLLGMNVNRGQKIMLRLRDSNDEFQFLARESILGTMLHELTHNLFGPHDKKFYEKLDDLSARQWIIEQQGLFDTFLGSGNRLGGSTLGNNRNNNLTAGRIRGNVVGRPIRNRFGKGRKLGSLEGPNKLQKYKTPREMAAIAAERRYNDDKWCGEKNSDETKRALQPSSDSLYEQDIIIIDDDDDDDDEGNLISRGIASTKHKHRDKKSIEGNSNKEKDIEIIDLT, from the coding sequence ATGCCAACACAAAGCCATGAAAACCCACACATAACAAAAATAGCCGTCTTACAAAGGAAACCCAACGCCGAGTATGCCCTCTCCATCCTCAAAGATATCACCAAACAAGTATCCTACTTAATgaaggaaaataaattcaaagtGAGCCAACTAGTAGAATTTTACCCCAAGGATAAGCGACTTCTAGGGATGAATGTAAACAGAGGTCAAAAGATCATGTTGAGGTTGAGAgattcaaatgatgaattccAATTCTTAGCAAGAGAAAGTATATTGGGGACTATGTTACATGAGTTGACTCATAATTTATTTGGACCTCATGATAAGAAATTTTATGAGAAATTGGATGATTTGTCAGCAAGACAATGGATCATTGAACAACAAGGGTTGTTTGATACTTTCTTGGGATCAGGGAATCGTCTTGGTGGGTCCACTCTCGGTAATAATaggaataataatctaACGGCAGGGAGAATAAGAGGTAATGTTGTTGGTAGACCTATTAGAAACCGGTTCGGTAAAGGTAGAAAGTTGGGATCTTTGGAGGGACCCAACAaacttcaaaaatataaaacGCCTAGAGAAATGGCGGCTATTGCTGCGGAGAGAAgatataatgatgataagtGGTGTGGTGAAAAGAATAGTGACGAAACGAAACGTGCTTTACAGCCCAGTTCTGATAGCTTGTATGAACaagatattataataatcgacgatgatgatgatgatgatgatgaaggaAATCTAATATCGAGAGGTATCGCAAGTACGAAACATAAACATAGGGACAAAAAATCCATCGAAGGAAACAGCAATAAGGAGAAGGATATAGAAATCATTGACTTGAcatga
- the YCK1 gene encoding serine/threonine protein kinase YCK1 (similar to Saccharomyces cerevisiae YCK1 (YHR135C) and YCK2 (YNL154C); ancestral locus Anc_2.105), whose protein sequence is MSHVQGPSAMAINNLTNIPNSTQIHQAQLQSQQQQQRSHDDNSTIVGLHYKIGKKIGEGSFGVIFEGINMINGTPVGIKFEPRKTEAPQLKDEYRTYKLLAGTPNIPLAYYFGQEGLHNILVIDLLGPSLEDLFDWCNRRFSVKTVVQIAVQMITLIEDLHAHDLIYRDIKPDNFLIGRPGQPDENSIHLIDFGMAKQYRDPKTKQHIPYREKKSLSGTARYMSINTHLGREQSRRDDMEALGHVFFYFLRGQLPWQGLKAPNNKQKYEKIGEKKRTTNVYDLAQGLPVQFGRYLEIVRNLTFEETPDYQGYRKLLLSALDEMGETMDGEYDWMKLNGGRGWDLTINKRTNLHGYGHPTPPNEKSRRHRSNHKMVPNPLHQLSQQQQQQDNLQPSPQGQYQQQQIPTSQGHTSMQPQVSMNQHNLSKRADPTSYESYQRQVQQKYSQQQPQQQMKKENFNNNNNNTAPTSVNXXXXXXXNRQQHGVSVSPDQSQQPIAPNSRQQSQQQQQQQQRVHNQNVVPDDESSESHKGFFSKLGCC, encoded by the coding sequence ATGTCTCATGTCCAAGGCCCCTCTGCAATGGCCATAAACAATTTGACAAACATACCAAACTCAACTCAAATACATCAAGCCCAATTACAAtctcaacaacaacagcaacgATCCCACGATGATAATTCCACTATAGTAGGGCTACATTACAAAATAGGAAAGAAAATAGGTGAAGGTTCATTCGGTGTCATTTTTGAAGGTATCAACATGATCAATGGAACACCTGTAGGAATCAAATTCGAACCAAGAAAGACTGAAGCACCccaattgaaagatgaatATAGAACATACAAGTTATTAGCAGGAACCCCTAATATTCCATTAGCTTATTATTTCGGTCAAGAAGGTTTACATAATATCTTAGTTATTGATCTATTAGGTCCCTCTTTAGAAGATCTTTTCGATTGGTGTAATAGAAGATTTTCTGTGAAAACTGTGGTTCAAATTGCTGTTCAAATGATAACtttaattgaagatttacATGCTCatgatttgatttataGGGATATTAAACCTGATAACTTCTTGATTGGTAGACCAGGACAACCTGATGAAAATTCTATCCATTTGATTGATTTTGGAATGGCAAAACAATATAGAGATCCAAAGACAAAACAACATATACCTTATcgtgaaaaaaaatctttaaGTGGAACGGCAAGATACATGTCAATTAATACTCATTTAGGTAGAGAACAATCAAGAAGAGATGATATGGAAGCATTGGGTcatgtatttttttatttcttaagAGGTCAATTACCATGGCAAGGTTTGAAAGctccaaataataaacaaaaatatgaaaaaattggagaaaaaaagagaacTACTAATGTTTATGATTTAGCCCAAGGTTTACCTGTTCAATTTGGTCGTTATTTAGAAATTGTTAGAAATTTGacttttgaagaaactCCAGATTATCAAGGCTATaggaaattattattatctgcATTAGATGAAATGGGAGAAACAATGGATGGTGAATATGATtggatgaaattaaatggAGGTCGAGGTTGGGATTTAACAATAAATAAGAGAACTAACTTACATGGATATGGTCATCCAACTCCACCAAATGAGAAATCAAGGAGACATAGATCAAATCATAAGATGGTTCCAAATCCACTTCATCAACTTTctcaacagcaacaacaacaagataATTTACAACCTTCACCTCAAGGACAATATCAACAGCAACAGATCCCAACTAGTCAGGGCCACACTTCAATGCAACCTCAAGTAAGCATGAACCAGCACAATTTATCTAAACGCGCAGACCCAACATCATATGAATCATACCAACGACAAGTACAACAGAAATATTCTCAACAGcaaccacaacaacaaatgaaaaaggAGAactttaataataacaataataatacagcACCTACAAGTGTAAATANNNNNNNNNNNNNNNNNNNNAATCGTCAACAACATGGTGTTAGTGTATCACCTGATCAATCACAACAACCTATAGCACCAAATTCACGACAACAATCCcaacagcagcaacaacagcaacagaGGGTCCATAATCAAAATGTTGTTcctgatgatgaatcatCCGAATCACATAAAGGATTCTTTAGTAAATTAGGATGTTGCTAG
- the SPL2 gene encoding Spl2p (similar to Saccharomyces cerevisiae SPL2 (YHR136C); ancestral locus Anc_2.103), which produces MERTSQTIYSPIYHYGDNTKNKDTKIGNSTHLQHELQGQINGPAYMSPAYSPRSFNSSNPFSATPTPNISTKSILSNSMKHYTIEPSNKLRKHVSIDSSDPFIIGEPEQLSSEEQYTNDDTSTLNMEQREQYPRTNSTSAHPNSNNMEYAPTNNNFKRQKRHKSAPINFFSEKISNNFHILNPARFHQSVSLAYPNEDPNNSVFTPYNNYQHEKEMKSNHYTTTTTSKHNFTNQEENPITELNKLSDQFWFTDSGVDENIFDMSSDEE; this is translated from the coding sequence ATGGAACGTACTTCCCAGACGATTTATTCAccaatttatcattatggTGATAATACCAAAAACAAAGACActaaaattggaaattcaACTCACCTACAACATGAGCTACAGGGCCAAATTAACGGCCCAGCATACATGTCTCCAGCTTATTCCCCAAgatctttcaattcaagTAACCCTTTCTCCGCGACTCCCACCCCCAATATTAGTACTAAAAGTATATTAAGTAACAGCATGAAACACTATACTATAGAACCATCCAATAAATTAAGGAAACACGTATCCATAGACTCTTCAGATCCCTTTATAATAGGTGAACCTGAACAACTTTCTTCGGAAGAACAATATactaatgatgatacttCCACATTAAATATGGAACAACGTGAACAATATCCTCGAACTAATTCCACCTCAGCCCACcctaatagtaataatatggAATATGCACCCACTAACAATAACTTTAAGAGACAAAAAAGGCATAAATCTGCgccaataaattttttctctgaaaagatatcaaataatttccaCATACTAAACCCAGCACGATTCCATCAATCGGTATCTCTAGCTTATCCAAATGAAGACCCAAACAATTCGGTCTTCACTCCTTACAATAATTATCAGcatgaaaaggaaatgaaAAGTAATCATTATACTACTACGACAACAAGCAAGCATAATTTCACtaatcaagaagaaaatccaATTACAGAACTAAATAAACTATCGGACCAATTTTGGTTTACAGATTCCGGCGTAGACGAAAATATCTTCGATATGTCTAGTGATGAGGAATAA
- the ARO9 gene encoding aromatic-amino-acid:2-oxoglutarate transaminase (similar to Saccharomyces cerevisiae ARO9 (YHR137W); ancestral locus Anc_2.102), translating to MTAIDDTKKTTHYCSSSRQQQIVSFDLKRSENCYPENYEHLEGKYSKFLSKREKNRKVITFWSEDEFDPTHLQLSGGMPNEGFFPIESIDLNVLNSPSCKINNTSDCTTSTDTDSLSKIHVTKRFPQELPLSMSLQYSETQGMKPLLDFIKTFITKLNNTPPYNETLYDIMLANGSSDSMFKVFETLCDESTTVLMEEFTFVPVISNVMATGAKCIPLKLNLNYEDQGIDIEYLENLLDNWGGKSNTKHLSKPKILYTISTGQNPIGVTLSMEKRRKIYTIAQRHDLIILEDDPYCYLTFPKYNQKNNNNDKQDQLNPYFDPNFTIEDYLRERFYKSLITLDTDGRVIRLETFSKIFGPGLRLSFIVANKFLIDKFVVFSELSSRAPSGVSQSFVYSTIQAMTKKRISEIVWGNFDQVEMFNEMYKSWMDWIMKIAGHYTHRRNTTLKTLYATEAFKNGLFSIIEPSAGMFINLGLQFPKFQEYYEDSFNIIDQMNKFDKVLTKNGVKVVLGYKMAVSKEFSKENCNFIRLTISFAKNDNELIVAANKIAKSIQTFFKGMKPIQN from the coding sequence atgacAGCAATTGATGATACAAAGAAAACTACACACTATTGCTCATCATCAAGACAACAGCAAATAGTTTCATTTGATCTTAAAAGATCAGAAAACTGTTATCCAGAAAATTACGAACATTTAGAGGgaaaatattccaaatttttatcaaaaagAGAGAAAAATAGAAAGGTAATCACCTTCTGGTCAGAGGATGAATTCGATCCCACTCATCTACAATTATCTGGTGGGATGCCTAATGAAGGTTTTTTCCCcattgaatcaattgacCTAAATGTTTTGAATTCTCCCAGTTGCAAAATTAATAACACGTCTGATTGTACTACTTCAACTGATACCGATAGTTTATCAAAAATTCATGTTACCAAAAGATTCCCCCAAGAACTCCCTTTATCTATGTCACTACAATATTCTGAAACACAAGGCATGAAACCATTGTTGGATTTCATCAAGACATTCATTAccaaattaaataatacaCCACCATATAATGAAACGCTTTATGATATCATGTTAGCAAATGGTTCCAGTGATTCCATGTTCAAAGTCTTTGAAACTTTATGTGATGAGTCTACAACAGTATTGATGGAAGAATTCACTTTTGTACCAGTCATTTCAAATGTAATGGCTACTGGAGCAAAATGTATCCCATTGAAATTGAACTTGAATTATGAAGATCAAggtattgatattgaatatttagaaaatttattagataattGGGGGGGAAAGAGTAATACAAAACACTTATCTAAACCAAAAATTTTATATACAATTTCAACTGGACAAAATCCAATTGGAGTCACATTATCAATggaaaaaagaaggaaaatttATACCATTGCACAAAGACATGATTTGATCATATTAGAAGACGATCcttattgttatttgaCTTTCCCAAAAtataatcaaaaaaataacaacaacgaCAAACAAGATCAATTAAATCCATATTTTGATCCAAATTTTACAATTGAGGATTATTTAAGGGAAAGGTTttataaatctttaatCACTTTAGATACTGATGGTAGAGTGATAAGATTGGAAACATTTTCTAAAATATTTGGTCCTGGGTTAAGATTAAGTTTTATAGTTGCGAATAAATTcttaattgataaattcgTCGTATTTTCGGAATTATCTTCAAGAGCACCCAGTGGAGTTTCACAATCTTTTGTATATTCCACTATTCAAGCAATGACtaagaaaagaatttcTGAAATAGTTTGGGGAAATTTTGATCAAGTTGAAATGTTTAATGAAATGTATAAAAGTTGGATGGATTGGATTATGAAAATTGCTGGACATTATACTCATAGAAGAAATACTACTTTAAAAACACTGTATGCAACTGAAGCATTTAAAAATGgattattttcaatcatCGAACCTTCCGCGGGAATGTTTATAAATTTGGGACTTCAATTTCccaaatttcaagaatattATGAAGACTCATTTAACATCATTGatcaaatgaataaatttgataaagttTTAACTAAAAATGGTGTTAAAGTAGTTCTTGGTTATAAAATGGCTGTCTCTAAagaattttcaaaagaaaattgtaATTTCATTAGATTGACTATTTCGTTTgctaaaaatgataatgaattaattgtAGCAGCAAATAAAATTGCCAAGAGTATACAAACTTTCTTTAAAGGGATGAAACCAATCCAAAATTAA